A portion of the Polaribacter cellanae genome contains these proteins:
- a CDS encoding transposase translates to MKYEVLVEDSFYHIYNCGNNKENIFIEEKNYIYFLKLVKKHLFNTCDILAYCLLKNHFHLIIKTKENILSKEISQSFSNLFNSYSKSINKKYGRSGSLFKDRFSRIKLDSEEYLKNLIIYVHLNPTHHKFTEGFSNYKYSSYQSILSTQKTSLDRGFIIDFFGDKENFIDVHNFKRLHTLESLTLE, encoded by the coding sequence ATGAAATACGAAGTTTTAGTTGAAGATTCTTTTTATCATATTTATAACTGTGGAAATAATAAAGAAAATATTTTTATTGAAGAGAAAAATTATATTTACTTTTTAAAATTAGTCAAAAAACACCTTTTTAATACCTGTGATATTTTAGCATATTGTCTATTAAAAAATCATTTTCATTTAATCATAAAAACGAAAGAAAATATTCTCTCAAAAGAGATTTCTCAATCATTTTCAAATCTTTTCAATTCATATTCTAAAAGTATCAATAAAAAATACGGAAGAAGTGGAAGTTTATTCAAAGATCGCTTTTCAAGAATAAAATTAGATAGTGAAGAATATCTGAAAAATTTAATTATTTATGTACATTTAAACCCAACTCATCATAAATTTACAGAAGGCTTTAGTAATTATAAATACTCATCGTATCAATCTATTTTATCAACACAAAAAACAAGTTTAGACAGGGGTTTTATAATAGATTTCTTTGGTGATAAAGAGAACTTTATTGATGTACATAATTTTAAAAGACTCCATACCTTAGAATCTCTAACATTAGAATAA
- a CDS encoding IS110 family transposase: MDKVIKQVVGIDVSCKKFDVCFQEQTQTGSLSIKGTRSFSNDLKGFKDYLIWFSKRKKEVYLVHIMEATGVYHENLCYFLFEQQEKVSVQLAQKIKYFGKSLHQKTKTDKADAKLIALFGFSFSVALWEPISEHFQAIKDLCRMLSQLKKSKSATQSQLHAFESKHGVLEEVLTIMNKLLVQQEDSINECEKEIKLWVSKDKDLEEKINRITAIKGIQMLTVVKLLAETDGFRKCSSIRKLVSYAGLDVVENQSGTKSGRTRISKKGNSHIREALYMPALCASRFDQRMKTFYKRLNEKQNTKKQGVIAVMRKLLIVIYTLWKNEQQYNPEYQWK; this comes from the coding sequence ATGGACAAAGTAATTAAACAAGTAGTAGGCATTGATGTTTCTTGTAAGAAATTTGATGTATGTTTTCAAGAGCAAACACAAACAGGAAGTTTAAGTATTAAAGGCACACGTAGTTTTAGTAATGATCTAAAAGGCTTTAAAGACTATTTAATATGGTTTTCTAAACGTAAAAAGGAAGTTTATTTAGTTCATATTATGGAGGCTACAGGTGTTTATCATGAGAATTTATGTTATTTCTTATTTGAACAGCAAGAAAAAGTAAGTGTACAATTAGCACAAAAGATAAAATATTTTGGAAAAAGTTTACATCAAAAAACAAAAACAGATAAAGCTGATGCTAAATTAATCGCTCTTTTTGGGTTTTCATTTTCAGTAGCATTATGGGAACCAATTAGTGAACATTTTCAAGCCATAAAAGACTTGTGTAGAATGTTATCACAATTAAAAAAATCTAAATCTGCAACACAATCTCAATTGCATGCGTTTGAGAGTAAACACGGTGTTTTGGAAGAAGTGCTTACAATTATGAATAAGCTATTGGTTCAGCAAGAAGATAGTATAAATGAGTGTGAAAAAGAAATAAAATTATGGGTCTCAAAAGACAAAGATTTAGAAGAAAAAATTAATAGAATAACAGCAATTAAAGGCATTCAAATGCTTACTGTTGTTAAATTATTAGCAGAAACAGATGGTTTTAGAAAATGTAGTAGTATTCGTAAATTAGTCAGTTATGCTGGTTTAGATGTTGTAGAAAATCAATCTGGAACTAAATCAGGGCGAACTAGAATTTCAAAAAAAGGGAACTCGCATATAAGAGAAGCGTTGTATATGCCAGCACTTTGTGCTTCTAGATTTGATCAGAGAATGAAAACTTTCTATAAAAGATTAAATGAAAAACAAAATACTAAAAAACAAGGAGTTATTGCTGTGATGAGAAAACTATTAATTGTAATTTATACCTTATGGAAAAATGAGCAACAGTATAATCCAGAATATCAATGGAAATAA
- a CDS encoding acyl carrier protein, whose product MTKAEIINKLTTIVKPYVQNEEGFKNMSEKTDFINDLEINSANLVDIILDVEDEFNIEIDNDAMEKMLSVKATVAIIQEKINA is encoded by the coding sequence ATGACAAAAGCAGAAATTATAAATAAATTAACAACCATCGTAAAACCTTATGTACAAAACGAAGAAGGTTTTAAAAACATGTCCGAAAAAACAGACTTTATTAACGATTTAGAGATAAATTCCGCAAATTTGGTAGACATTATTTTAGATGTAGAAGACGAATTTAACATAGAAATAGATAATGATGCTATGGAAAAAATGTTGTCTGTAAAAGCAACTGTAGCCATTATTCAAGAAAAGATAAATGCCTAG